In one Gossypium hirsutum isolate 1008001.06 chromosome D09, Gossypium_hirsutum_v2.1, whole genome shotgun sequence genomic region, the following are encoded:
- the LOC107942416 gene encoding uncharacterized protein: MDLWEALEEDYDVPFLLVNPTMNQLKTHKENKTIKSKVKACLFSAVSSKISTRIMNLGSGKEIWDYLKKEYQGNEKTKNMQVLNLIKEFEMMKMKEIKTIKDCFDKLKGIVNKVRLLGKDSFDDRVMQKILVTLPEKYESKISSLKESKDLSSISLAELVNALQALKQRRNIRQEASVEGAFRAKFEKLEGKKKKDNTSNNNNNETYPPFPDCKKINHLPKKCWWRLDVKCRKCGNIGRREWICKSQQHE; the protein is encoded by the coding sequence ATGGATCTTTGGGAAGCACTAGAAGAAGACTACGATGTTCCGTTTTTGCTAGTAAATCCAACGATGAATCAACTGAAGACTCACAAAGAGAATAAGACAATAAAGTCCAAAGTTAAAGCATGTCTTTTCTCTGCTGTTTCAAGCAAAATATCTACAAGAATCATGAATTTGGGGTCAGGAAAAGAAATTTGGGACTATCTCAAGAAAGAATACCAGGggaatgaaaaaacaaaaaacatgCAAGTGCTCAATCTAAtcaaagagtttgaaatgatgaaaatgaagGAGATAAAAACCATTAAAGACTGTTTTGACAAGTTGAAGGGCATAGTAAACAAGGTAAGATTGTTGGGTAAGGATTCTTTCGATGATCGAGTAATGCAAAAAATTCTTGTCACTTTGCCTGAAaaatatgagtctaaaatttcttctttaaaaGAATCTAAGGATTTGTCAAGTATATCCTTGGCAGAATTAGTGAATGCATTGCAAGCTCTAAAACAAAGGAGAAATATAAGACAAGAAGCATCAGTAGAGGGTGCTTTTCGGGCAAAGTTTGAAAAATTAGAaggcaaaaaaaagaaagataatacCAGTAATAATAACAACAATGAGACATATCCACCATTTCCAGATTGTAAGAAGATAAATCACTTGCCAAAGAAGTGTTGGTGGAGGCTTGATGTCAAATGCAGGAAATGTGGCAATATTGGGCGCAGAGAGTGGATCTGTAAGTCTCAACAACATGAATAG